A single Anopheles maculipalpis chromosome 3RL, idAnoMacuDA_375_x, whole genome shotgun sequence DNA region contains:
- the LOC126560921 gene encoding uncharacterized protein LOC126560921 translates to MKLETIQRLPTPSREVSFWMSSLRRWSLWVLAHVLITVVDGKNLLTSFEIRHGYIYPSSVTVAEGEVMHLRLLVPMQEGDRCFYREPGSPTDIDVHGVFEGDARPPRKMLRFGDAECSIRVNPVHQRDGGFWRLTLVRGTERIRGVTMVDVIERPSVPEVGIGSSGSGGPAVTSLDEISPERTEYCFVIRQSTATGEGANSVPMYERCHLPLSETDPTGAGVWSVIAGVQGQMREMTYGIHIENKEEQIVTTVHKELDYHVLSCNLRYTKLMLKFCRFVRLADGLGLNVIPGIGTPRYGYIGAGFERNECGLEILGPEGLDKGTWKCLLGYGDDSLTKVSGAIVDNSDITPSLAIIGKDETVLAQNESMTTLLCNANKPIDYCWFRGPHGQFYSLSESLTAERNEGNYWYSGISLAMGECSITFAHILDTDHAGQWHCYVGNGHVSALEVSATFQVHISRSQMIASSERVEASVDFPALFGCDSIPRGTPLQYCRFITPTGQAFSLNENITTDRPVLGRFYSNPNHNLAKGSCALVIASVRMEDFGEWICAGKIEGHPMEHIYGIMMHNRDETAPLPDGDPEPVGETLSAASISGMVIGAVAVVGGAVGVGYWKFRKRIHRQAAAVNDEIQMRTMEPQAQLASTDGQRISIISTGSRSDTSSTNSQSNMHGTAL, encoded by the exons ATGAAGCTGGAGACCATACAAAGGCTACCCACG CCGAGCAGAGAAGTGTCCTTCTGGATGTCTTCCTTACGGCGATGGAGTTTATGGGTCCTTGCCCACGTGCTTATTACGGTGGTTGATGGAAAAAATCTGCTGACAAGCTTCGAGATCCGTCATGGCTACATCTATCCATCGAGTGTTACCGTGGCAGAAGGTGAAGTGATGCACTTGCGCCTGCTCGTACCGATGCAAGAAGGCGATCGGTGTTTCTACCGTGAACCCGGTTCACCGACGGACATCGACGTGCACGGTGTTTTCGAGGGTGATGCAAGACCGCCTAGAAAGATGCTTCGCTTTGGTGATGCCGAGTGTAGCATTCGTGTTAATCCGGTACATCAGCGAGACGGTGGTTTCTGGCGGCTCACATTGGTACGGGGAACGGAACGGATTCGAGGCGTCACAATGGTAGACGTCATTGAAAGGCCCTCCGTGCCGGAAGTGGGAATTGGGAGTAGTGGAAGTGGTGGTCCAGCTGTGACCTCTCTGGATGAAATAAGTCCCGAACGGACGGAGTATTGCTTTGTGATTCGTCAGAGCACAGCAACCGGCGAAGGTGCCAACAGTGTGCCGATGTACGAACGCTGCCATCTTCCGCTGAGTGAAACCGATCCAACCGGGGCGGGCGTTTGGAGCGTGATTGCGGGTGTACAGGGACAAATGCGTGAGATGACGTATGGAATCCACATCGAGAATAAAG AGGAACAAATCGTAACGACCGTCCACAAAGAGTTGGACTATCATGTGCTTTCGTGCAATCTACGCTACACCAAGCTGATGCTTAAGTTCTGCCGCTTCGTTCGGCTTGCGGACGGATTGGGGTTGAATGTTATCCCAGGCATTGGAACACCTCGCTACGGCTACATTGGAGCTGGGTTCGAGCGGAACGAATGCGGTCTAGAAATTCTCGGTCCGGAAGGACTCGACAAGGGCACGTGGAAGTGTTTGCTGGGTTACGGTGATGACTCACTTACAAAAGTGTCCGGCGCGATTGTGGACAATTCTGACATTACTCCTTCATTAGCTATTATCGGGAAAGATGAGACCGTATTGGCACAGAATGAATCCATGACAACTTTGCTCTGCAACGCCAACAAACCCATCGATTACTGCTGGTTCCGAGGACCTCATGGACAGTTCTATTCCCTGTCGGAAAGTCTTACGGCAGAGCGTAACGAAGGCAACTACTGGTACAGTGGAATTTCGCTAGCGATGGGCGAATGTAGCATCACGTTCGCTCACATTCTTGACACCGATCATGCCGGCCAGTGGCACTGTTACGTGGGAAATGGGCATGTGTCTGCGCTCGAAGTTTCCGCCACTTTTCAGGTGCACATTTCCCGTTCGCAGATGATTGCATCGTCCGAACGTGTTGAGGCAAGTGTCGACTTTCCTGCCCTGTTCGGATGTGACTCGATTCCTCGGGGGACACCGCTACAGTACTGTCGCTTCATAACACCAACCGGACAAGCGTTCAGCCTGAACGAAAACATTACAACCGACCGTCCAGTTCTTGGACGGTTTTACTCCAACCCGAACCACAACCTAGCGAAGGGGTCCTGTGCGCTCGTGATCGCTTCCGTACGGATGGAagattttggtgagtggatcTGTGCCGGTAAGATTGAGGGACACCCGATGGAACACATTTATGGCATTATGATGCACAATCGCGATGAAACTGCtccgctgcctgatggtgacCCGGAACCGGTTGGAGAAACACTTTCGGCTGCTTCTATTAGTGGGATGGTTATCGGAGCGGTAGCAGTAGTTGGTGGTGCTGTCGGCGTTGGATATTGGAAGTTCCGGAAACGAATACATCGACAAGCGGCCGCTGTTAACGACGAAATTCAAATGCGTACTATGGAGCCACAAGCCCAACTGGCTAGCACTGATGGACAGAGAATCAGTATCATAAGCACGGGGTCGAGAAGTGACACCAGCAGCACAAACAGTCAATCTAATATGCATGGAACGGCACTGTGA